Proteins co-encoded in one Candidatus Bealeia paramacronuclearis genomic window:
- the hslU gene encoding ATP-dependent protease ATPase subunit HslU, producing MSLSHFTPREIVSELDRFIIGQHDAKRAVAIALRNRWRRQQLEDNLKDEVLPKNILMVGPTGVGKTEIARRLARLAEAPFLKVEATKFTEVGYVGRDVEQIIRDLVEISINLMRQKLRKEVQAKAEIQAEERILDVLVGEGATDETRQKFRKMFREGKIDDREIEIQINDNSSPQMPTFDIPGMPGAQMGMLNLGDIFGKMGSVKTVQKKLSVKDAYTALLAEESDNLLDQDRAIKEALYAVEQNGIVFIDEIDKISARSERSGGDVSREGVQRDLLPLIEGTMVSTKYGTIKTDHILFIASGAFHLAKPSDLLPELQGRLPIRVELKALSSDDFVKILTEPEASLIKQYIALLATEEVILKFTEDGIQEIAKLAAEVNQNVENIGARRLHTVMERLLEDISFEASDKTHETFTIDGDYVKKTVGELAKNTDLSKFIL from the coding sequence ATGTCCTTATCCCATTTTACCCCGCGCGAAATTGTCTCTGAATTGGACCGTTTTATTATTGGACAACACGATGCCAAACGGGCCGTGGCTATTGCCCTCCGCAATCGTTGGCGGCGCCAACAATTGGAAGACAATTTAAAAGACGAAGTTCTTCCTAAAAACATTCTTATGGTTGGTCCCACGGGTGTTGGGAAGACGGAAATTGCACGACGATTGGCGCGTCTTGCAGAAGCTCCTTTCCTGAAAGTAGAAGCAACAAAATTTACCGAAGTAGGATATGTAGGCCGAGATGTTGAACAAATCATTCGCGACCTTGTCGAAATTTCAATTAATTTAATGCGTCAAAAATTACGTAAGGAAGTCCAAGCCAAAGCTGAAATTCAGGCGGAAGAGCGCATTCTCGATGTTTTGGTGGGAGAGGGTGCCACCGATGAAACCCGTCAAAAGTTTCGGAAAATGTTCCGCGAAGGTAAAATTGATGATCGCGAGATTGAGATCCAAATCAACGATAATTCCTCTCCCCAAATGCCCACCTTTGATATTCCGGGAATGCCGGGAGCTCAAATGGGAATGCTCAATTTAGGTGATATTTTTGGAAAAATGGGAAGCGTCAAAACCGTTCAAAAAAAGCTTTCTGTGAAAGATGCCTATACGGCGCTTTTGGCAGAAGAAAGTGATAATCTTTTGGACCAAGATCGCGCAATCAAAGAAGCCCTTTATGCGGTCGAGCAAAACGGAATTGTCTTCATTGATGAGATTGATAAAATCTCCGCACGCTCCGAAAGATCCGGCGGCGACGTGAGCCGTGAGGGAGTCCAACGTGATCTTCTGCCTCTTATTGAAGGCACCATGGTTTCCACAAAATATGGAACGATTAAAACCGATCATATTCTCTTTATTGCCTCTGGCGCTTTTCATTTGGCCAAACCCTCAGATCTTTTGCCAGAATTACAAGGCCGTTTGCCTATTCGGGTTGAGCTCAAAGCACTTTCCAGTGATGATTTTGTGAAAATTCTCACAGAACCTGAAGCCAGCCTGATTAAGCAATATATTGCCCTTTTGGCGACGGAAGAAGTTATTCTTAAATTTACAGAAGACGGCATTCAAGAGATTGCAAAACTGGCGGCAGAGGTCAATCAGAACGTCGAAAATATTGGCGCACGTCGTCTTCACACGGTGATGGAACGACTCCTTGAGGATATTAGTTTTGAGGCCTCAGACAAAACCCACGAGACGTTCACCATTGATGGAGACTACGTCAAGAAAACCGTGGGCGAGCTGGCGAAAAACACAGACTTGTCCAAATTTATTTTGTAG
- a CDS encoding class I fructose-bisphosphate aldolase, producing the protein MRINQRIKKILSHYESDNPGTKGNLARILMHGKLGGTGRMVILPVDQGFEHGPARSFAINPQAYDPHYHYQMAVDASLSAFAAPLGLLEAGADTFAGAIPTILKINSSNSLTPSGDDANQAVTGSVADALRLGCSAIGFTIYPGSNYTHDMFEELREIAEEAKSCGLAVIVWSYVRGNMSKAGEGGIDTIAYGAHMACLLGAHVIKVKLPSDYLENEAAKKEYLAQKIDISTLTARVRHVVETCFQGRRLVVFSGGDAKDLEGVYDDARAIRDGGGNGSIIGRNAFRRPKNEALMMLDTIIKIYQGKL; encoded by the coding sequence ATGAGAATCAACCAACGCATAAAAAAAATATTAAGTCATTACGAGTCGGATAATCCGGGAACAAAGGGAAATCTAGCGCGGATTTTGATGCATGGAAAATTAGGTGGTACAGGACGCATGGTTATTTTGCCCGTCGATCAAGGGTTCGAGCATGGTCCGGCAAGAAGTTTTGCGATTAATCCTCAGGCCTATGATCCTCATTATCATTATCAAATGGCTGTGGATGCGAGTCTTTCGGCCTTTGCAGCGCCTTTAGGACTCCTTGAGGCAGGTGCAGATACATTTGCCGGGGCCATCCCCACAATTTTGAAAATCAATAGTTCAAATAGTTTGACACCCTCAGGTGATGACGCCAATCAAGCGGTTACCGGATCGGTTGCGGATGCATTGCGATTGGGCTGTTCTGCCATCGGATTTACGATTTATCCCGGATCCAACTATACCCATGACATGTTCGAAGAACTGCGCGAGATTGCCGAGGAAGCTAAATCCTGCGGTCTTGCCGTTATTGTGTGGTCTTATGTCCGCGGTAATATGTCCAAAGCCGGCGAAGGCGGAATTGATACAATTGCTTATGGTGCCCATATGGCCTGCCTTTTAGGTGCGCATGTTATCAAGGTCAAACTCCCCAGTGATTATCTCGAAAATGAAGCGGCTAAAAAAGAATATCTCGCTCAGAAAATTGATATCTCAACACTAACCGCCCGCGTGCGTCATGTCGTTGAAACTTGCTTTCAAGGCCGCCGTTTGGTTGTCTTTTCAGGGGGGGACGCTAAAGATCTCGAAGGCGTCTATGACGATGCACGCGCCATTCGTGATGGCGGAGGAAATGGATCGATTATTGGACGAAATGCTTTCCGTCGACCGAAAAATGAGGCATTAATGATGCTCGATACCATTATCAAAATTTATCAAGGAAAACTTTAG
- a CDS encoding 3-deoxy-manno-octulosonate cytidylyltransferase, whose protein sequence is MSLMQTPLIVIPARLAATRLPNKPLADILGKPMIIHVWERALQAHLGPVIVACGDQEIYEVVMGFGGMAILTDPLLPSGSDRVKAAVDIFDPQGIYSHIINVQGDVPTLDPELLRACLDPFLIAPNLDIATLATEIQETDELADPNVVKIALGLEAGSDIGRALYFSRNVVPSGEGPHYHHVGLYAYSRKALNRYVTLPVHPLESHERLEQLRALAHGMTIHVKVISGEVLFGVDTQSDLDRAIAILDKKLKFE, encoded by the coding sequence ATGTCCTTAATGCAAACTCCTCTTATTGTGATTCCCGCGCGCCTTGCCGCAACGCGACTTCCTAATAAGCCGCTTGCGGATATTTTGGGAAAACCCATGATCATCCATGTGTGGGAACGGGCGCTTCAAGCCCATTTAGGACCTGTCATTGTGGCGTGTGGGGATCAAGAGATCTACGAAGTTGTGATGGGTTTTGGAGGGATGGCGATTTTGACAGACCCGCTCCTGCCTTCAGGATCCGATCGGGTAAAAGCCGCGGTGGATATTTTTGACCCTCAAGGAATTTACTCTCACATCATTAATGTGCAAGGGGATGTTCCCACGTTGGATCCTGAGCTTTTACGTGCATGCCTTGATCCCTTTCTGATCGCTCCCAATTTGGATATCGCCACTTTGGCTACTGAAATTCAGGAAACGGATGAACTTGCAGATCCCAATGTCGTCAAAATTGCGCTGGGACTGGAAGCAGGATCTGATATAGGACGTGCCCTTTATTTTAGCCGGAATGTTGTGCCTTCAGGGGAAGGGCCCCATTACCATCACGTGGGCCTTTATGCGTATAGCCGTAAGGCTTTAAATCGCTATGTCACCCTTCCTGTTCATCCTTTGGAGTCCCATGAGCGCCTTGAGCAACTCCGCGCGCTTGCACACGGCATGACTATTCATGTGAAAGTTATTTCCGGAGAGGTTCTCTTTGGTGTAGATACGCAAAGTGATCTCGATCGTGCGATTGCGATTTTGGATAAGAAATTGAAATTTGAATAA
- the efp gene encoding elongation factor P yields the protein MKIGGNEIRPGYVIEHKNRLWVAVKIQHTQPGKGGAYLQVELKDIRDGTKLNERFRSAESVERVRLDEKDFQYLYEDGDNIECMDQESFEQVSIPKTLFGDGLPFLIDGMMITVVSHEGEVVGVKLPDTVVMQIVEADPVVKGQTASSSYKPAILENGVRIMVPPHIESGTKVVVNTGDSTYVERAKG from the coding sequence ATGAAAATTGGTGGAAACGAAATTCGCCCCGGCTATGTCATTGAGCACAAAAATCGTCTGTGGGTTGCTGTTAAAATTCAACATACGCAACCTGGAAAAGGTGGTGCGTATTTGCAAGTCGAACTAAAAGATATTCGTGATGGCACGAAATTGAACGAACGTTTTCGCTCTGCTGAATCCGTTGAGCGCGTGCGTTTGGATGAAAAAGACTTTCAATATCTCTATGAAGATGGCGACAATATTGAATGCATGGATCAAGAAAGTTTCGAACAAGTCAGTATTCCCAAAACATTGTTTGGAGATGGACTTCCTTTTTTGATCGATGGGATGATGATCACGGTTGTCTCTCACGAAGGCGAAGTTGTTGGTGTCAAACTGCCCGATACCGTTGTGATGCAAATTGTGGAAGCCGATCCTGTGGTTAAAGGGCAAACGGCATCTTCTTCTTACAAACCTGCAATTCTTGAAAATGGGGTTCGGATTATGGTGCCCCCTCATATTGAATCAGGCACGAAGGTTGTGGTGAATACCGGAGATTCAACTTACGTTGAACGCGCAAAAGGATAA
- a CDS encoding MBL fold metallo-hydrolase: MKVTILGCGASGGVPLSTGEWGSCDPTNPKNRRRRVSIAVQDQDSTLIVDTSPDFRAQVLDAGITKIDAVLYTHDHADHSHGIDDLRPFFYGHGKSIDVYTDEGALRTLKERFAYIFRARPSTPDLYKPFLKPHVINGPFKVGTIPVTSFWQDHGYSRTLGYRFDKVAYSTDVLNLDEAAFKALQGVKVWIVDCLAYEVKPTHSHLAKTLAWIERVNPEKAYLTHMNHTLDYEEVKKRLPSNVEPSYDGLVIEV, encoded by the coding sequence ATGAAAGTCACCATTTTGGGATGTGGCGCTTCAGGCGGCGTTCCGCTTTCAACAGGAGAATGGGGATCGTGCGATCCCACCAACCCTAAAAATAGAAGACGCCGCGTCTCCATTGCCGTTCAAGACCAAGACTCAACATTGATTGTGGACACCTCCCCCGATTTTCGGGCCCAAGTTCTGGATGCAGGAATCACGAAAATTGATGCGGTTCTTTATACTCACGATCATGCGGATCATTCCCACGGCATTGATGATTTAAGGCCTTTCTTCTATGGTCACGGAAAATCCATTGATGTGTATACCGATGAGGGTGCATTAAGAACTCTCAAAGAAAGATTCGCTTATATCTTTCGTGCGCGTCCCTCAACGCCCGATTTGTACAAACCTTTTTTAAAACCTCATGTCATTAACGGACCCTTTAAGGTCGGCACTATTCCCGTGACATCTTTCTGGCAAGACCATGGATATAGTCGCACATTGGGGTACCGTTTTGACAAAGTCGCCTATTCCACGGATGTCTTGAATCTAGATGAAGCGGCCTTTAAGGCCCTTCAAGGCGTGAAAGTTTGGATCGTCGATTGCTTGGCGTATGAGGTCAAACCCACCCATTCCCATTTGGCAAAAACACTCGCATGGATTGAGCGCGTAAATCCTGAAAAAGCTTATCTCACTCACATGAATCATACCCTTGATTATGAGGAAGTCAAAAAACGCCTCCCCTCTAATGTCGAACCCTCCTACGACGGCTTAGTTATTGAGGTTTAA
- a CDS encoding inositol monophosphatase family protein, whose amino-acid sequence MINAAFKAARGLVRDFGEVEHLQVSRKGPGDFVSVADKKSEKILFEELKKARPDFCFLMEESGRIENKDKDHTWIIDPLDGTSNFLHGIPHFSISIGLQKGNEIIAGVIYDPIKNEMFYAERGGGAFLNDRRIRVSARTHLADSLLATGIPFASTAEKDQKTFTQSLQALMPKVAGIRRMGSAALDLAYVASGRYEAYWEGSISSWDVAAGIIIVKEAGGFVRDLKGGTDVLGDSSILATNEGLQVELEKTLKAIYAK is encoded by the coding sequence ATGATCAATGCAGCCTTTAAAGCCGCTCGTGGGCTGGTTAGGGATTTTGGTGAGGTTGAACATCTTCAAGTCTCCCGGAAAGGACCTGGAGATTTCGTGTCAGTGGCTGATAAAAAATCGGAGAAAATTCTTTTTGAAGAACTCAAAAAAGCGCGTCCTGACTTCTGTTTTCTGATGGAAGAATCGGGGCGTATCGAGAATAAGGACAAGGATCACACGTGGATTATTGACCCTCTCGATGGTACCTCGAATTTCCTTCATGGTATTCCTCATTTTTCAATTTCCATTGGACTTCAGAAGGGTAATGAAATTATCGCGGGTGTCATTTATGACCCTATTAAAAACGAGATGTTTTATGCTGAACGCGGTGGTGGGGCCTTCTTAAACGATCGACGCATCCGCGTTTCTGCACGCACACATTTGGCAGATTCTCTTTTGGCGACAGGGATTCCTTTTGCGTCAACTGCTGAAAAAGATCAAAAAACATTTACTCAGTCCCTTCAAGCTTTGATGCCAAAAGTCGCAGGAATCCGCCGCATGGGGTCTGCAGCACTTGATTTAGCTTATGTGGCCTCTGGGCGCTATGAGGCCTATTGGGAAGGCTCTATTTCTTCTTGGGATGTGGCTGCAGGTATTATCATCGTTAAAGAAGCAGGCGGGTTTGTGCGTGATCTTAAAGGTGGCACAGATGTTCTTGGAGACTCTTCAATTTTGGCCACGAACGAAGGTCTTCAGGTTGAACTGGAAAAGACACTAAAAGCCATTTATGCGAAGTAG
- the hslV gene encoding ATP-dependent protease subunit HslV — protein MEHKSPETWYGTTILSVRKGKDVVIAGDGQVSLGQTVLKGNAKKVRRIANGNVIVGFAGATADAFTLFERLEGKLEQYPAQLTRACVEMAKDWRTDRYLRRLEAMMAVADCDTSLILTGNGDVLEPEDGIIGIGSGGAYALSAARALIDIPGLSVREIAEKSMNIAADICVYTNKNFVIESF, from the coding sequence ATGGAACATAAATCTCCCGAAACGTGGTATGGCACCACTATTCTTTCTGTACGCAAAGGCAAAGACGTGGTTATCGCAGGTGACGGCCAGGTCTCTTTAGGACAAACGGTTTTAAAAGGCAATGCGAAAAAAGTTCGCAGAATCGCAAATGGAAACGTTATCGTTGGATTTGCAGGCGCCACCGCTGATGCCTTTACACTTTTTGAACGCCTTGAGGGCAAGCTTGAACAATATCCCGCACAATTAACACGCGCATGTGTGGAGATGGCCAAAGATTGGCGAACGGATCGCTATTTAAGACGCCTTGAGGCCATGATGGCCGTGGCCGATTGCGATACTTCACTTATTCTCACAGGAAACGGGGACGTTTTAGAGCCCGAAGATGGTATCATCGGGATTGGCTCGGGGGGCGCTTATGCCCTTTCCGCAGCCCGTGCTTTGATTGATATTCCAGGTCTTTCCGTGCGTGAGATTGCCGAAAAATCCATGAATATTGCCGCTGATATCTGCGTTTACACCAACAAAAACTTTGTCATTGAGAGCTTTTAA
- a CDS encoding transposase, which translates to MMRSMQIRKQGHCAYQCEYHLVIVSKYRRKILNEGSFAYFTEVMNQIREKMPFVCEGAMKPFLIVTLQSFDRCFHL; encoded by the coding sequence ATGATGCGAAGTATGCAGATAAGGAAGCAAGGACACTGCGCCTACCAATGTGAGTATCACCTGGTGATTGTGAGCAAATATCGACGGAAGATATTGAATGAAGGTAGTTTTGCGTATTTCACAGAAGTGATGAATCAGATAAGGGAGAAGATGCCGTTTGTATGTGAGGGAGCTATGAAGCCTTTCCTCATTGTAACCCTTCAAAGCTTCGATCGCTGTTTTCACCTTTAA
- a CDS encoding polysaccharide pyruvyl transferase family protein — protein sequence MLKKILLAVSLFVVCSELSTIEAGKKQSKMESSDSSSDKEDKNSSPNSTTTKQEEKIEIDLQKELEDIFDVDHYKQEHEKEIKESKLSPLEHFMQHGWEKGHQPASWFKTNEFKKHFSLEGKTLEHFFSWITGKHSKKHNSETVVVSVTSHPPRIETTWLSIFSILRQDVKADHIILYLAEEDFPHKKLPKSLVFLQKKGLEIRYSKTNYKVATKLIPALQDFPDATIVTADDDRIYRKDWLKVLLKQHKKHPQDIISPSARKYMFVEGNTYGKTNENSCPHIDYLLQSYFYDNANFGIFEGFSGVLYPKGALHKDVFKFDIFKALTPYADDVFFQAMAILQGTKVRGLPQEIQKDYQWPPEVDGTQISGLFHKHLKANDWMTYRILYYYGLLEKVEITPLKNLKCQACKRKIKLYTSQDTLKPYKNNSSECPTCLNAHKRKILCIGAYPYGNIGDKSYEAVLNYYLGDGFRMYFAPDTLRLNTKGEYIEMDSTSSDLNFDALIIGGGGILHDWASQSDSSISYYIKKGIERQKPYFIVSTGLQTEIKDPNIEETRKILGKSIDLMQKASLIFVRSPKDLQLISSVLGDPVSHKLFLSPDLGYLYPGIVELPKIKKKEYVTLIQTGSASVENEHVRLLINQKLKEHSNSQLVVMNWGGPEDPLEKKDFKEFDLFSETTKKFYPNALVFMGNSIDPKLKEKRYKNATIRKSDVTPEQAIEILEKSHFVITGRYHGMIFAKALGIPYNAPISTHKILAEKESSLDITKTNIQLNKIKNFIILNSSSIDDPSLWVKEKNDDLRNTYIVKTHETYGIPISHLQGMSNKLIWKILAFGNLEE from the coding sequence ATGCTCAAAAAAATTCTCTTAGCCGTTTCACTCTTCGTAGTATGCTCCGAACTCAGCACAATTGAAGCAGGGAAAAAACAGAGCAAGATGGAATCTTCCGATTCCAGTTCCGATAAAGAAGACAAGAATTCCAGCCCCAATTCCACGACGACAAAACAGGAAGAGAAAATCGAAATCGATCTTCAAAAAGAACTCGAAGACATTTTTGATGTCGATCATTACAAGCAAGAACATGAAAAAGAAATTAAAGAATCCAAACTATCACCCCTAGAGCATTTCATGCAGCATGGGTGGGAGAAAGGGCATCAACCCGCATCGTGGTTTAAAACGAATGAATTTAAAAAGCATTTTTCTTTGGAAGGGAAAACCTTAGAACATTTCTTTAGCTGGATTACGGGAAAGCATTCTAAAAAACACAATAGCGAAACGGTGGTTGTCAGTGTCACCTCTCATCCCCCTCGCATTGAAACAACTTGGCTCTCCATTTTTTCCATTTTAAGACAAGATGTTAAAGCTGATCATATCATTCTTTATTTGGCAGAAGAGGATTTTCCTCATAAAAAACTTCCCAAAAGTCTCGTATTCTTGCAAAAAAAAGGATTAGAAATTCGCTACAGTAAAACAAATTACAAAGTTGCAACAAAGCTGATCCCTGCGCTTCAAGACTTTCCAGATGCCACGATTGTCACTGCAGATGATGATCGTATCTATCGCAAGGATTGGCTCAAAGTCTTGCTCAAACAGCACAAAAAACATCCACAAGATATTATTTCCCCATCTGCACGCAAGTATATGTTCGTTGAGGGGAACACTTATGGAAAAACCAATGAAAACTCTTGTCCTCACATTGACTATCTCTTGCAAAGCTATTTTTATGACAACGCCAACTTTGGAATATTTGAAGGATTTTCAGGGGTTTTATACCCTAAAGGAGCTTTACATAAAGATGTCTTTAAGTTTGATATCTTTAAGGCCCTCACACCTTATGCTGATGATGTGTTTTTTCAAGCTATGGCGATTTTGCAAGGCACAAAAGTGCGAGGTCTTCCTCAAGAGATTCAAAAAGACTATCAATGGCCCCCAGAAGTGGATGGAACTCAAATCTCAGGCCTTTTTCACAAACACCTTAAAGCCAATGATTGGATGACCTATCGAATCCTCTATTACTATGGCCTATTGGAAAAGGTGGAAATCACACCCTTGAAGAACTTAAAATGCCAAGCTTGCAAAAGAAAAATCAAACTCTACACTTCTCAAGATACACTTAAGCCCTATAAAAATAATTCCAGTGAGTGCCCAACATGTCTGAACGCCCATAAAAGAAAAATCTTGTGCATTGGCGCCTATCCTTACGGCAATATTGGAGATAAATCCTATGAAGCAGTTCTTAATTACTATCTTGGAGATGGTTTTCGGATGTATTTTGCACCTGACACCCTCCGATTGAATACAAAGGGTGAATACATTGAAATGGATAGCACATCGTCTGATTTAAATTTTGATGCCCTCATTATTGGGGGTGGTGGAATTTTACATGATTGGGCGTCTCAATCCGATTCTTCCATTTCTTATTATATAAAAAAGGGGATTGAGCGTCAGAAACCCTATTTCATTGTTTCAACAGGATTACAAACGGAAATAAAAGACCCCAACATTGAAGAAACGCGAAAAATACTAGGGAAATCTATTGATTTGATGCAAAAAGCTTCCCTCATTTTTGTAAGAAGTCCGAAAGACCTTCAGTTAATAAGTTCAGTATTGGGAGACCCCGTTTCTCACAAACTCTTTTTGTCGCCAGATCTGGGATATCTCTATCCCGGAATTGTTGAGTTACCAAAAATAAAAAAGAAAGAATACGTCACTCTTATCCAAACGGGATCTGCATCTGTTGAAAATGAGCACGTCAGACTTCTCATTAATCAAAAACTGAAAGAGCATTCTAACTCTCAATTAGTAGTCATGAATTGGGGAGGACCAGAAGACCCTTTAGAAAAAAAAGATTTCAAAGAATTTGATCTTTTTTCTGAAACAACAAAAAAATTCTATCCAAATGCTCTTGTCTTCATGGGAAACTCCATTGATCCCAAACTCAAAGAGAAAAGATATAAAAACGCCACAATACGCAAGAGTGATGTCACACCTGAGCAGGCTATTGAAATTCTGGAAAAATCGCACTTTGTAATTACAGGACGTTATCATGGAATGATTTTTGCAAAAGCACTAGGAATTCCCTATAATGCTCCCATTTCAACCCATAAAATCTTGGCGGAAAAAGAATCCTCTTTAGATATCACAAAAACCAATATCCAATTAAATAAAATTAAAAACTTTATTATTTTGAATAGCTCATCCATCGACGACCCGTCTTTGTGGGTGAAGGAAAAGAACGATGATCTCCGCAATACGTATATCGTCAAAACTCATGAAACCTATGGCATTCCCATCTCACACTTGCAAGGGATGAGCAATAAGTTGATTTGGAAAATATTGGCCTTTGGAAATTTGGAGGAGTAA
- a CDS encoding TatD family hydrolase, whose translation MTLVDSHCHLDYAPMIEDVSGTIARAEKMGVGGFLTICTELEKIPTLIKIAESAPNIWATVGTHPHESEPDLKHFENLKKILEETLLHPKMVGLGETGLDYYYEHSPKEPQKNCFAKHIEVAVQKDIPLIVHTRDAEHDTMDLLKSLGQGKVRGVMHCFSGSEWLLKEALDLGFYISYSGIITFKKAEELRRLVGITPLERMLVETDAPYLTPEPHRGKPNEPANVVFTAERVAAIKDVNLDLVASKTTANFFSLFTKAKS comes from the coding sequence ATGACGCTGGTTGATAGCCATTGTCACCTTGATTATGCGCCTATGATAGAGGACGTATCGGGAACAATTGCACGTGCTGAAAAAATGGGTGTGGGTGGATTCCTCACCATTTGTACAGAACTTGAAAAAATCCCAACCCTTATCAAAATTGCAGAATCTGCACCCAATATCTGGGCCACAGTGGGAACGCACCCCCATGAATCCGAGCCTGATTTAAAGCATTTTGAAAACTTAAAAAAGATTCTAGAAGAAACACTCCTTCATCCAAAAATGGTGGGATTGGGAGAAACGGGGCTTGATTATTATTATGAGCACTCTCCAAAAGAACCTCAAAAGAATTGCTTTGCGAAACACATTGAAGTGGCCGTTCAAAAAGATATTCCTTTAATCGTTCATACGCGTGATGCGGAACACGATACCATGGATCTATTGAAATCACTGGGACAAGGAAAAGTGCGTGGTGTGATGCATTGTTTTTCAGGATCGGAATGGCTTTTAAAAGAAGCGCTGGATCTTGGATTTTACATTTCTTATTCTGGAATCATCACCTTTAAAAAGGCCGAAGAATTGCGTCGATTGGTTGGAATAACACCTTTAGAGCGAATGCTTGTGGAAACGGATGCACCCTATTTAACACCTGAACCTCACCGTGGTAAGCCCAATGAGCCAGCCAATGTGGTTTTTACGGCCGAACGTGTTGCTGCAATCAAAGATGTGAATCTTGATCTTGTGGCTTCAAAAACAACCGCAAATTTCTTTTCCCTTTTCACGAAAGCCAAATCATGA
- a CDS encoding zinc-ribbon domain-containing protein: MIVRCPECSKRYAIDDKALLPSGRSVKCASCAHVWHQAPDVTYEIAENPAIQNLRDVTLPPQLHKGHWPAWVGWAFFGSIVVVFLTTFIFTRNAIVSFWPQSEALYAMVGLPVELPGMGLTLANTSTEEKEENGVAMYIVQGEIMNTSDRVKDLPVLKVSLVGTSEKGKCLQVIAKDKCLLDKWEHHLAKSHLLPGEQVHFETSPRPRIQSANSVIVAF, from the coding sequence ATGATCGTTCGTTGCCCAGAGTGCTCTAAACGTTATGCCATTGATGACAAGGCGTTATTGCCTTCTGGTCGGAGTGTCAAATGTGCGTCTTGTGCTCATGTCTGGCACCAAGCTCCTGATGTGACTTACGAGATTGCAGAAAATCCTGCTATTCAAAACTTAAGAGATGTTACATTACCCCCTCAACTTCACAAAGGACATTGGCCAGCGTGGGTTGGTTGGGCTTTTTTTGGAAGCATTGTTGTTGTTTTTCTCACAACTTTCATTTTTACCCGCAATGCGATTGTCTCTTTCTGGCCCCAATCAGAAGCGCTTTACGCCATGGTGGGATTGCCTGTGGAACTTCCCGGCATGGGCTTGACGCTCGCAAATACTTCCACAGAAGAAAAAGAGGAAAATGGCGTTGCCATGTACATTGTTCAAGGGGAGATTATGAACACCTCGGATCGCGTTAAAGATTTGCCAGTTCTCAAAGTGTCTCTCGTGGGCACATCAGAAAAAGGGAAATGCCTTCAGGTCATTGCCAAGGATAAGTGTCTTCTTGACAAGTGGGAACATCATCTCGCCAAATCACATCTTCTGCCGGGAGAACAAGTTCATTTTGAGACCTCCCCACGTCCCAGAATTCAATCTGCCAACTCTGTAATTGTGGCATTTTAA
- a CDS encoding response regulator, protein MTIDEYVGQKLRDYREKVGLTLLDLSERVGVSHQQIHKYEIGQTKISMGALYKFCKIFSVNPNCFFEGFPFDEEDDGTLLGNDIAENRRFDKINVLLIEDNSEDQFLIRRALEEFESKINFYCFYDGEDFLNFIKRKVNITSIPIPDIIFMDLNMPKMSGGEILKSIKQNRELQYIPIIIVTGSISRQDIINAYKNFASGYIRKSFEFETFKKNLKTALEYWTEAVVLPHQAIL, encoded by the coding sequence ATGACAATTGATGAATATGTGGGGCAAAAACTCAGAGATTATCGTGAAAAAGTAGGCCTCACCCTTTTAGATCTCTCAGAAAGGGTTGGTGTTTCTCACCAGCAAATCCATAAATATGAGATTGGACAAACTAAAATTTCAATGGGAGCATTGTATAAATTTTGCAAAATATTTTCTGTGAATCCCAATTGTTTTTTTGAAGGCTTCCCTTTTGATGAAGAGGATGATGGCACTCTATTAGGCAATGATATTGCTGAGAATCGGCGGTTTGATAAAATTAATGTGCTATTGATCGAAGATAATTCAGAAGATCAGTTTTTGATTCGCAGGGCTCTTGAGGAATTTGAATCTAAAATTAATTTTTACTGCTTCTATGACGGTGAGGATTTTCTCAATTTTATCAAACGGAAAGTGAACATTACATCCATTCCCATTCCCGATATTATTTTTATGGATCTTAATATGCCCAAAATGAGTGGGGGAGAAATCTTAAAGTCCATCAAACAAAACAGAGAGTTGCAGTATATTCCTATTATCATCGTCACAGGAAGTATCAGTCGACAGGACATTATCAACGCTTATAAAAATTTTGCGAGTGGTTATATACGTAAATCCTTTGAGTTTGAGACTTTTAAGAAAAACCTAAAAACAGCTCTTGAATACTGGACGGAGGCCGTGGTTTTGCCGCATCAAGCCATTTTGTGA